The Daucus carota subsp. sativus chromosome 9, DH1 v3.0, whole genome shotgun sequence genome window below encodes:
- the LOC108201343 gene encoding uncharacterized protein LOC108201343 translates to MKLAGLHFEGRANVWFRFYQASKGLVAWKLFTADVIAKFENPEGKDVQELFNKLKQTSSVAEYDDRFEELRAMTFSDIVFLAKQEEAKGYKSQVPYKPSVPTTTNSPPPLSKSESKPYSATTKVTVMAEDDNTWLNLPKYSREYTEGVKLFMKNAMAKFSNGNEIKCPCLKSSRDDSNEMDPELDTGFDDNLDEMLNVTYGNMGPNADARKFFRLVEDGKQPLYPGCKKFSRLSFLVKLYHWKCVNGVTEAAFGEILELIKEAVLDINVPPSFNSAKNIIKDLGLDYKKIHACPNDCMLYWREKKNENSCKKCGASRWKGVAQGLNSGNSKIPAKVMRYFPLTPRLQRMFMCKDFATQMVWHAVERKNDGKLHHPADGEAWKTLDAEYPDFSSDNRNVRLGIAADGFNPFRTMSSTHSTWPIVVVNYNLPPWLNMKPENLILSTLIPDPNDPGNNIDVYMQPLVEELKELWNAGVKTYDALTNQNFMLRASVLWTISDFPGYAMLSGWSTKGKLACPICHYETSSMYLKHRKKRKVSCDVNPWNKKSILFDLPYWKDNLTRHNLDVMHIEKNICDSILGTLLNISGKTKDHLNARLDLQELGIRKALHPTTSNDGKHLQISAANFDLTNKEKEIFCSVLQNAKFPYGFASNISKCVQDRKVMGYKSHDAHVIMQYLLQFAVKGTLKPEVAVPLIRLGEFFRGICARVIEPDEIKKLQHEIIEILCQLENIFPNSFFDIMVHLPVHLCKEIEYDGPVHQRWMYSIERYLAVLKKYVRNKSKPEGSIAEGYLADECLTFCARFLNDGEKAVNLDTHDGYCIGSGRNKHGINIHLFDDTWIAAHRYVLFNYNDKEVEDLIEAHRALLDNNANVKRYKRERTLTEEICEWFKAEISGKAGVSKELAALAKGPLRTAKRLSGYVINGYRFHTKQRDHKCTTQNSGVYLTTLTTSFASSKECNPCVSDVIYYGSIEEIIEVDYWGAFSVVLFRCTWYKDEKDSFGFTRVNFNRTGQKNDPFVMATQVQQVFYIEDPVEKGSNYPVKRMSTEFHDRNAEEDELKAQFSNDTILRSVIESQDHDVSCVREDVPAKQIPIQSYKDPELDSLICCVLRVILKLFDLVLVYEISALFMTYTCLTGFCILRLGICSGA, encoded by the exons ATGAAGCTGGCTGGACTACACTTTGAAGGTAGGGCCAATGTGTGGTTCCGTTTTTATCAAGCCAGTAAGGGTCTTGTGGCTTGGAAACTTTTCACGGCTGATGTCATAGCCAAATTTGAAAACCCTGAAGGAAAAGATGTGCAAGAGCTGTTCAATAAACTGAAACAAACATCTTCCGTGGCTGAATATGATGATCGTTTTGAAGAGCTTAGGGCTATG ACTTTTAGTGACATTGTATTTCTAGCTAAACAAGAAGAGGCCAAGGGCTACAAGTCCCAAGTTCCATATAAACCCAGTGTTCCTACTACTACCAACAGTCCCCCACCTCTGTCCAAATCAGAGTCAAAGCCTTATTCTGCCACCACTAAAGTCACTG TTATGGCCGAGGATGATAATACCTGGTTGAATCTTCCTAAGTATTCCCGAGAATATACTGAAGGAGTCAAATTATTCATGAAAAATGCAATGGCCAAATTTTCCAACGGAAACGAAATCAAGTGTCCTTGTC TCAAGTCATCGAGAGACGATAGCAATGAGATGGATCCTGAATTAGATACTGGATTCGACGACAATCTTGATGAGATGTTAAATGTTACGTATGGAAACATGGGACCAAATGCGGATGCAAGAAAATTCTTCCGTCTTGTTGAAGATGGAAAACAGCCCCTCTACCCGGGTTGTAAGAAATTCTCTCGATTGAGCTTTTTAGTTAAGCTTTATCATTGGAAGTGCGTTAATGGTGTAACCGAGGCTGCGTTTGGAGAGATATTGGAATTGATAAAAGAGGCTGTTCTAGATATTAACGTGCCTCCCTCCTTCAATTCtgcaaaaaatatcatcaaggATTTGGGGCTCGATTACAAGAAGATACATGCATGTCCAAATGACTGCATGTTGTACTGGCgtgagaaaaaaaatgaaaattcttGTAAAAAGTGTGGTGCTTCAAGGTGGAAAGGCGTAGCACAAGGCTTGAACAGTGGCAATAGTAAAATTCCGGCCAAAGTGATGAGATACTTTCCGCTCACACCAAGGCTTCAACGAATGTTTATGTGCAAAGACTTTGCCACACAAATGGTGTGGCATGCAGTGGAACGAAAGAATGATGGAAAGTTACATCATCCGGCTGATGGTGAAGCTTGGAAGACGCTGGATGCCGAATATCCGGACTTTTCATCAGATAATAGAAATGTGAGACTAGGTATAGCTGCTGATGGATTTAATCCATTTCGCACGATGAGTTCAACACACAGCACATGGCCTATTGTAGTTGTGAATTACAACCTTCCTCCATGGCTAAATATGAAACCGGAAAACTTAATTCTCTCAACATTGATTCCGGATCCAAATGATCCTGGAAACAATATTGATGTCTACATGCAGCCACTAGTAGAGGAGTTGAAAGAGCTATGGAATGCTGGTGTGAAAACCTATGATGCTCTGACAAATCAAAACTTTATGTTACGTGCAAGTGTCCTTTGGACCATTAGTGACTTCCCTGGATATGCGATGTTGTCAGGGTGGAGCACAAAAGGGAAGCTTGCGTGTCCAATTTGTCATTACGAGACATCATCAATGTATTTGAAGCACA gaaagaaaagaaaagttagTTGTGATGTCAACCCTTGGAACAAGAAGTCAATACTCTTTGACTTGCCATATTGGAAAGACAACTTAACGCGACACAACCTAGATGTTATGCATATAGAAAAGAACATCTGTGATAGTATTTTGGGTACTTTGTTGAATATTAGTGGTAAGACGAAAGACCATCTCAATGCACGACTAGATTTACAAGAATTGGGCATTCGGAAGGCCCTTCATCCTACCACCTCCAATGATGGAAAGCACCTTCAAATTAGTGCGGCAAACTTTGACCTGACtaacaaagaaaaggaaatattTTGTTCGGTCCTTCAAAATGCAAAATTCCCTTATGGTTTTGCTTCCAATATCAGCAAATGTGTGCAAGATAGGAAAGTTATGGGATATAAGAGTCATGATGCACATGTAATAATGCAATATTTGTTACAATTCGCTGTGAAAGGAACGTTGAAGCCCGAAGTTGCAGTACCTTTGATCAGACTCGGTGAGTTTTTTAGAGGTATATGTGCTAGAGTTATTGAGCCGGATGAAATTAAAAAGTTGCAGCATGAGATAATCGAAATACTCTGTCAGCTCGAGAACATATTTCCAAATTCCTTTTTTGACATAATGGTTCACCTTCCTGTACATTTGTGCAAAGAGATTGAATACGACGGACCTGTCCACCAGAGATGGATGTATTCAATTGAACGATACCTGGCTGTGTTAAAGAAATATGTTCGCAATAAAAGCAAGCCTGAAGGGTCCATTGCAGAAGGGTACCTTGCTGATGAATGCTTGACATTCTGCGCAAGGTTTCTAAATGATGGCGAAAAGGCAGTGAATCTAGATACACATGACGGGTACTGTATTGGTTCAGGGAGGAACAAGCATGGAATAAATATTCACTTGTTTGATGATACTTGGATCGCAGCTCATCGATATGTTTTGTTCAATTATAATGACAAAGAAGTTGAAGATCTCATCGA GGCACATCGTGCATTATTAGACAATAATGCAAATGTCAAACGGTATAAAAGGGAAAGAACACTTACCGAGGAAATATGTGAGTGGTTCAAGGCTGAAATTTCAGGAAAAGCAGGTGTTTCCAAGGAATTAGCTGCCCTAGCAAAAGGTCCATTACGAACAGCTAAACGATTGAGTGGGTATGTGATAAATGGCTATAGGTTTCATACGAAACAAAGAGACCATAAGTGTACCACACAAAACAGTGGCGTCTACTTGACAACCCTAACTACAAGTTTTGCAAGCTCAAAAGAATGTAATCCATGTGTATCTGATGTTATTTACTATGGATCAATAGAAGAAATAATAGAAGTCGACTACTGGGGTGCTTTTAGTGTCGTATTGTTTAGGTGTACTTGGTATAAAGATGAAAAGGATTCTTTTGGTTTTACTCGGGTTAACTTTAACAGAACTGGTCAGAAAAATGATCCATTTGTCATGGCAACACAAGTCCAACAAGTGTTTTACATTGAAGATCCAGTTGAAAAAGGATCTAATTATCCTGTTAAGAGGATGTCAACAGAGTTTCATGACAGGAATGCAGAAGAAGATGAATTAAAAGCACAATTTTCCAATGACACGATATTACGTTCTGTAATAGAGTCACAAGACCATGATGTTAGTTGTGTCAGAGAAGATGTTCCTGCAAAACAAATTCCCATTCAGTCATATAAAGATCCTGAATTAGACTCGTTAATCTGTTGTGTGCTACGTgttattttaaaactttttgaTCTAGTGCTAGTTTATGAAATCAGTGCTCTTTTTATGACTTATACTTGTTTAACTGGTTTTTGTATCTTAAGACTTGGTATATGCTCTGGTGCATAA
- the LOC108201344 gene encoding uncharacterized protein LOC108201344: MDDLQEGCPLSSVAASSNKNRKGKSPRTPFSDLTNLTNCSSLKSTFNGMLSNEQVNINVNTKKGLAAACSDCVSRSPVCINLFQKADVHLPSRGLFSSENNNDVHGKRRKPGDEQQDVHLEQMPKQRTKKSRLHVPDDLSCITRNILTNQTKPIHSSALSTHLDDGESSFIADHELYDDFLGDDDYSEHDEDFNSRYEKNLKPVLKGYGCLGPPMGKCVKCQSIMWAEERSNKGVKKGLFKYNICCGNGKVKLPPAPRTPSYLWQLYNDPVKGPHFHRNTRVYNTMFAFTSAGGNVDTSINRGGSPNIYKLNGQNHHLFGSLIPDEGKDPKFSQLYIYDTANEVVNRMRWIEADRSDEINQEIVSGLIVMLDEKNELVKKFRTARDRFEKDNVVELDIFLKVSKSTDGKENRPGPSNEVAGILVGDQEETDQSRDVIVDEIKSGLQRIPSIHPKLMALQYPLLFPNGEDGFHLGLKYQATEEQRGKTRESITLKDYYAYRLQVRHSEGAAMVVQTHQTTLRSELYSHICDTIRSGDLDKSNLGKSFILPAGYAGSKRYMQQNFQDALAVCRHIGHPDIFHTMTSNPMWLEVIEMMKLIPYGTPVDNPDIIARVFKLKLNQLLNDIRQESFFGTCIGVMYVVEFQKRGLPHVHMLIWLDSDSKIKLKRNVDKFVSAEIPDPEIDLAGYETVKQFMIHGPCGPEFPKSPCIINHKCSRHFPKKYAASTTFDDSGFPVYQRRNTGITVNVRNAELDNQWVVPYNRDLLVKYQCHINIEICCHARSIKHLFKYCLKGPDRATVEIRGSKATQKTRQDYPVDEIQQYFDGRYICGAESEYHTFGFDIHHRSISVERLPFHLPGRRSFDSNARQYTYDEIPKHYVWNDSQCSWNPRKKGFQIGRLTYCHHSSGDVWEAANQYGFLNDDNEWHEVIAECAKCGFASQIRQLFVHIIVNFQVNDIYKLWSSHTECLTDDILHQIRKTTGNPTLTLTDEEILYHALADVH, translated from the exons ATGGACGAT CTTCAAGAGGGATGTCCTCTTTCTTCTGTTGCTGCTTCTTCAAACAAGAATCGAAAAG GCAAATCGCCTAGGACGCCCTTCTCTGATTTGACAAACTTAACAAACTGTTCTTCTCTCAAATCGACTTTCAATGGCATGCTCTCAAACGAGCAGG TCAACATTAATGTTAATACTAAGAAGGGATTGGCTGCTGCATGTAGTGATTGTGTTTCTAGATCTCCTGTTTGCATTAATTTATTCCAGAAG GCCGATGTTCATCTGCCAAGCCGAGGTTTGTTTTCATCTGAAAACAATAATG atGTCCACGGTAAGAGAAGGAAGCCAGGTGATGAACAGCAGGATGTTCATTTGGAACAAATGCCTAAACAAAGAACAAAGAAATCTAGACTTCATGTACCTGATGATCTGAGTTGTATTACCAGAAACATTTTAACCAATCAGACAAAACCAATTCATAGTTCTGCTTTGTCCACTCATCTTGATGACG GAGAATCCTCATTCATTGCAGATCATGAATTGTATGATGACTTCCTTGGTGATGATG ATTATTCGGAACATGACGAAGACTTCAACTCCAGATATGAAAAGAACCTAAAACCTG TTCTAAAAGGGTATGGATGCCTTGGTCCACCTATGGGCAAATGTGTTAAATGTCAATCAATAATGTGGGCGGAGGAGAGATCTAACAAAGGTGTCAAAAAAGGTTTGTTCAAGTACAATATATGCTGTGGCAATGGCAAAGTGAAGCTTCCGCCGGCTCCAAGAACTCCATCATACCTTTGGCAGCTTTATAATGATCCGGTCAAAGGTCCTCACTTCCACCGTAATACACGGGTGTACAATACTATGTTTGCCTTCACGTCAGCTGGTGGCAATGTGGACACATCAATAAATAGAGGAGGGTCGCCTAACATATATAAGTTGAATGGTCAGAACCATCACCTTTTTGGTTCATTGATTCCAGACGAAGGTAAGGATCCCAAATTCTCACAACTATATATCTATGACACTGCTAACGAGGTTGTAAACCGAATGAGGTGGATTGAGGCTGATCGTTCAGATGAAATTAATCAGGAGATTGTTAGTGGTCTAATTGTAATGTTGGATGAAAAGAATGAACTTGTGAAAAAATTCCGAACTGCCCGTGATAGGTTTGAAAAGGACAATGTTGTTGAATTGGATATCTTTTTGAAAGTATCTAAATCAACTGATGGTAAGGAGAATCGCCCTGGTCCTTCAAATGAAGTTGCTGGAATCTTGGTCGGTGATCAAGAAGAGACTGATCAGAGTCGTGACGTCATTGTTGATGAGATCAAATCTGGACTACAACGGATTCCCAGCATTCATCCAAAATTGATGGCGTTGCAGTATCCTTTACTTTTTCCTAATGGTGAAGATGGATTTCACCTAGGATTAAAATATCAAGCAACCGAAGAGCAGCGTGGTAAAACCAGAGAGAGTATAACCTTGAAGGATTACTATGCATACAGACTACAAGTCAGACACAGTGAAG GCGCGGCTATGGTGGTACAGACCCATCAGACGACTCTAAGGAGTGAGTTGTACAGTCACATATGTGATACAATACGTTCTGGTGATCTAGATAAATCTAATCTTGGAAAAAGTTTCATTCTGCCAGCGGGCTACGCTGGATCAAAACGATATATGCAACAGAATTTTCAAGATGCTCTTGCCGTGTGTCGTCACATTGGCCACCCGGACATTTTCCATACCATGACATCAAATCCTATGTGGCTAGAGGTCATTGAGATGATGAAGCTGATTCCATATGGTACCCCTGTTGATAATCCTGATATAATAGCTAGAGTATTCAAGCTCAAACTAAATCAGCTGCTCAATGATATCCGCCAAGAAAGTTTCTTTGGAACATGCATTGGAG TTATGTATGTCGTTGAATTCCAGAAGCGCGGACTGCCTCATGTGCATATGTTGATATGGCTGGATTctgattcaaaaataaaattgaaaagaaatgTTGACAAATTTGTTTCAGCTGAAATCCCTGATCCAGAAATTGATCTAGCTGGTTATGAGACTGTCAAACAATTTATGATACATGGTCCATGTGGTCCAGAATTCCCAAAATCTCCATGCATAATTAATCACAAATGTTCTAGGCACTTTCCCAAGAA GTATGCAGCGAGCACAACTTTTGATGATTCAGGTTTTCCCGTCTACCAGAGGAGGAACACTGGGATTACAGTTAACGTGAGAAATGCAGAACTTGATAATCAATGGGTTGTCCCATACAACAGAGATTTGTTGGTTAAGTACCAGTGTCACATAAATATTGAAATATGTTGCCATGCTCGCAGCATCAAACATTTGTTCAAATATTGTTTGAAAGGTCCTGACAGAGCTACTGTTGAAATACGTGGTTCCAAAGCAACTCAAAAAACCAGGCAAGATTACCCTGTCGATGAGATTCAACAATATTTTGATGGAAGATATATCTGTGGTGCTGAGTCTGAATATCATACCTTTGGCTTTGATATTCATCATAGGTCCATCTCCGTCGAGCGTTTGCCTTTCCACCTTCCTGGCAGACGATCAT TTGACAGTAATGCTAGACAGTATACATATGATGAAATCCCAAAACATTATGTTTGGAATGATTCACAATGTTCGTGGAATCCCCGCAAGAAAGGTTTCCAAATTGGCCGTTTGACCTACTGCCACCATAGCAGCGGTGATGTCTG GGAAGCTGCCAATCAATATGGTTTTTTGAATGATGATAATGAATGGCATGAGGTCATTGCAGAGTGTGCAAAATGTGGATTTGCATCCCAGATCAGACAACTATTTGTTCACATCATTGTCAATTTCCAGGTGAACGATATCTACAAATTATGGTCTTCGCATACGGAATGTTTGACTGATGATATATTACACCAAATACGGAAAACCACTGGCAATCCCACACTCACTCTGACTGATGAGGAGATTCTTTATCATGCTCTTGCAg ATGTTCATTAG